The following are encoded together in the Flavobacterium sp. TR2 genome:
- a CDS encoding superoxide dismutase, with protein MKKNVVLFSTLASFLLLFSCKEDKLVEVVEVPLPTKEEKITIGSPNDVKADPGSFEMTKLPFNYDALAPDIRTLTLETHYSKHYLSYTNAFNKEIVSTEFENMPIEDILKKMPLTNLKLRQNAGGYYNHTLYFNILSPKEQTPRDTLAGSITKEFGSFNNLTNQFKAQSEKQFGSGWVWLVVDRYGKLQITTTDNQDNPLMKNALIPGTPIMGIDLWEHAYYLDYQNRKGSYIDAFYNHINWEKVNEYYIEALKKVKKV; from the coding sequence ATGAAGAAAAACGTTGTTCTTTTCAGCACTTTAGCTTCATTTTTACTATTATTTTCCTGTAAAGAAGATAAACTGGTTGAAGTAGTTGAAGTACCTCTTCCAACAAAAGAAGAAAAAATAACTATTGGTTCGCCAAATGATGTTAAAGCCGACCCTGGTTCGTTTGAAATGACAAAACTGCCATTTAACTATGACGCGCTTGCTCCTGACATTAGAACCTTAACTTTAGAGACACATTATTCTAAGCATTATTTATCATACACAAATGCTTTTAATAAGGAAATCGTTTCGACTGAGTTTGAAAATATGCCAATTGAGGACATTTTAAAAAAAATGCCTCTTACCAATTTAAAACTTCGTCAGAATGCCGGAGGTTATTACAACCACACGCTTTATTTTAACATTCTGTCTCCAAAAGAACAGACGCCAAGAGACACTCTTGCAGGCTCGATTACTAAAGAATTTGGCTCTTTTAATAATTTGACAAATCAGTTTAAAGCTCAGTCTGAAAAGCAGTTTGGCTCTGGATGGGTTTGGCTCGTTGTGGATCGATATGGTAAACTACAGATTACGACGACAGATAATCAAGATAATCCATTGATGAAAAACGCTTTGATCCCGGGAACTCCAATTATGGGAATCGATCTTTGGGAACACGCTTATTATTTGGATTACCAAAACCGAAAAGGCAGTTATATTGATGCGTTTTACAACCATATCAACTGGGAAAAAGTAAACGAATATTATATTGAAGCACTCAAAAAGGTTAAAAAAGTATAG
- a CDS encoding lactate utilization protein B/C — MNFFKKIFGSSEAASDEVNESEYAGTSAQNSHLSLDEQFIFNFKKNGGKFLYCENMREVSEQFENILEENDWFEQEVLCYEPALFGLLDENKLFYIAPANPKFLLASCENLIADEGSILFSSKQIRQNKPNELPANIVIIATTSQILPMKSDGLSAIKRKYERDIPTNITTIKYFEKAKDEDFTQYGSVAKNLYLLLLEDL; from the coding sequence ATGAATTTTTTCAAAAAAATATTTGGCTCTAGTGAAGCCGCTTCTGACGAAGTGAACGAAAGCGAATATGCAGGAACTTCTGCGCAGAACAGTCATTTATCTTTGGACGAGCAATTTATTTTCAATTTCAAAAAAAACGGAGGTAAATTCTTGTACTGCGAGAATATGAGAGAGGTTTCTGAGCAGTTTGAAAACATTTTAGAAGAAAATGACTGGTTCGAACAAGAGGTTTTATGTTACGAACCTGCTTTATTTGGCTTACTAGACGAAAACAAATTATTTTACATTGCTCCAGCTAATCCAAAATTCTTATTGGCGAGCTGTGAAAACCTTATAGCCGACGAAGGTTCTATTTTATTTTCATCAAAACAAATCAGACAAAATAAACCAAACGAATTACCTGCAAATATTGTCATTATAGCTACAACCAGCCAAATCCTTCCAATGAAAAGCGACGGATTGAGCGCTATAAAACGCAAGTACGAAAGAGACATACCTACTAATATCACTACAATAAAATATTTCGAAAAAGCGAAAGACGAAGATTTCACGCAATACGGAAGTGTTGCAAAAAACCTTTATTTACTGCTTTTAGAAGATCTTTAA
- a CDS encoding acyl-CoA-binding protein, with protein MADKDLDIRFAKAVEVAMTMTQASLPQDVQLRLYAFYKQATFGTAVYNQSENFDLRDAFKTNAWMQISHMSIDEAKESYIEIINSLTSK; from the coding sequence ATGGCTGATAAAGATTTAGATATTCGCTTTGCAAAAGCCGTAGAAGTTGCCATGACAATGACTCAGGCTTCACTGCCCCAAGATGTGCAGCTGAGACTTTACGCTTTTTACAAACAGGCCACTTTTGGAACAGCCGTTTACAATCAATCTGAAAATTTTGATTTAAGAGACGCTTTTAAAACCAATGCCTGGATGCAGATCAGCCATATGTCTATTGACGAAGCTAAAGAAAGTTATATCGAAATCATCAATTCGCTAACATCAAAATAA
- a CDS encoding phosphatidate cytidylyltransferase: protein MNETLKRTISGAVYIALLLTSILFSTESFITLFGVFLIITIYEFSNIVNLNKVFSILFGTLVYSSIILVSHYNKQTAKFVNDTFNSNISLETNIKQLDLILLAVTIVVSIKCIIFLFYDSVQKVSTSSKYLYLLGYITLPFVFIVKISFGTNDYNPKIILGLFVLIWTNDTFAYLVGKSIGKHKLFERVSPKKTIEGFLGGVVFAAFAGFLISKLYIQPKPEFSNTSILIWTIIALIVSIFGTIGDLIESKFKRIAGIKDSGSIMPGHGGILDRLDSVIFVAPIIFLFYQILYYVS from the coding sequence ATGAACGAAACACTGAAGAGAACCATTTCTGGTGCTGTTTATATCGCTTTATTATTAACTTCGATATTGTTTTCTACAGAAAGCTTCATTACCCTTTTTGGCGTTTTCCTGATTATCACGATATACGAGTTTTCTAATATTGTAAACCTAAACAAAGTATTTTCTATTCTCTTTGGGACTTTAGTCTATTCGTCTATTATCCTTGTAAGCCATTACAACAAACAGACAGCAAAATTTGTAAACGATACTTTTAATTCTAATATCAGTTTAGAAACCAATATCAAACAGCTGGATCTGATTCTTCTTGCTGTTACAATTGTCGTTTCAATAAAATGCATCATATTCTTGTTTTATGATTCGGTTCAAAAAGTAAGCACTTCTTCAAAATATTTATACCTATTAGGATATATTACGCTTCCATTTGTATTTATTGTAAAAATCTCTTTTGGAACAAACGATTATAATCCGAAAATCATTTTAGGCCTGTTTGTCTTAATTTGGACCAATGACACTTTTGCTTATTTGGTGGGCAAATCAATAGGAAAACATAAATTGTTTGAACGCGTATCTCCAAAAAAAACAATTGAAGGTTTTCTTGGCGGTGTAGTTTTTGCTGCATTTGCTGGCTTTCTAATTTCTAAGCTCTACATTCAGCCAAAACCTGAATTTAGCAATACTTCGATCTTAATCTGGACTATCATTGCATTAATTGTGAGTATTTTTGGAACTATTGGAGACTTAATAGAATCTAAATTTAAACGAATTGCAGGCATAAAAGACAGCGGTTCGATAATGCCTGGCCACGGAGGCATTCTAGATCGATTAGATAGTGTTATATTTGTAGCACCAATTATATTTTTATTTTATCAAATTTTATACTATGTTTCATAA
- a CDS encoding phosphatidylserine decarboxylase family protein, which yields MFHKEGGPSILLGTVFTVAVLLIAERFIDINWLRMLVQIAALVILIIILQFFRNPKRIAVRNSDHILAPVDGKVVVIEEVYEGEYFKDKRLQVSIFMSPINVHVTRYAMDGIIKFSKYHPGKFLVAWHPKASEENERTTVVIENETFGAILYRQIAGALARRIVNYAKEGMQVVQGTDAGFIKFGSRVDLFLPLGTPINVELNQKAIGGKTIIATKA from the coding sequence ATGTTTCATAAAGAGGGAGGCCCGTCCATTTTACTAGGTACTGTATTTACTGTAGCTGTACTTTTAATTGCTGAAAGATTTATAGATATCAATTGGCTTAGAATGCTTGTTCAAATTGCAGCGCTTGTAATTTTGATCATTATTTTACAATTCTTTAGAAATCCTAAAAGAATTGCAGTTAGAAACAGCGATCACATCCTAGCTCCTGTTGATGGAAAAGTGGTGGTTATCGAAGAAGTTTATGAAGGAGAATATTTTAAAGACAAACGTTTACAGGTTTCTATTTTTATGTCGCCAATCAATGTGCACGTAACACGTTACGCTATGGATGGTATAATTAAATTTAGCAAATACCACCCTGGAAAATTCCTTGTTGCTTGGCATCCTAAAGCAAGTGAAGAAAACGAAAGAACCACTGTGGTAATTGAAAACGAGACTTTTGGCGCTATTTTGTACAGACAAATTGCTGGTGCTTTGGCTCGCAGAATTGTAAACTACGCTAAAGAAGGAATGCAGGTTGTACAGGGAACTGACGCTGGTTTTATTAAATTTGGATCAAGAGTAGATTTATTTTTACCTTTAGGTACACCAATCAATGTTGAGTTAAATCAAAAAGCAATTGGCGGAAAAACAATTATTGCTACAAAAGCATAA
- a CDS encoding glycoside hydrolase family 130 protein produces MKDIANRFAENPLLSPSDMPPSREGLEITCLLNPGVFQFQGKIWLAVRVAERPKQIENSISFPILTETGTVQIIEILKNHPELIATDARVINYQGIDYLTTLSHIRLLCSEDGKRFYEPEGYPHLVGEGILETFGIEDCRVSLIEGKYYLTFTSVSPSGVGVGLRTTTDWQNFQKHGMIFPPHNKDCAIFEEKINGLFYALHRPSSVDIGGNYIWIASSLDGIHWGNHKCIIKTRKESWDSKRVGAGAAPIKTESGWLEIYHGANEFHQYCLGAFLLDLEDPAKVISRTETPIMFPKTNYELSGFFGNVVFTNGHILDPDGDTLTVYYGASDEFVCGATFSIKEIFSLLKKI; encoded by the coding sequence ATGAAAGATATTGCCAACCGTTTTGCAGAAAACCCTTTACTATCGCCATCGGATATGCCGCCTAGCAGAGAAGGTCTGGAAATTACCTGTCTTTTAAACCCTGGCGTATTTCAGTTTCAAGGCAAAATCTGGCTAGCTGTACGGGTTGCCGAAAGACCAAAACAAATTGAAAATAGTATTTCGTTTCCAATCTTAACAGAAACAGGAACAGTTCAAATTATTGAAATTTTAAAAAACCATCCAGAACTTATTGCCACAGATGCACGCGTGATTAATTATCAAGGCATTGATTATTTAACTACATTATCGCATATCCGACTATTGTGCAGTGAAGACGGAAAACGGTTTTATGAGCCTGAAGGTTATCCTCATTTGGTTGGCGAGGGAATATTAGAAACTTTCGGAATTGAAGATTGTCGCGTTTCTTTAATTGAAGGGAAATATTACCTGACTTTTACATCTGTCTCTCCCAGCGGTGTGGGTGTTGGCTTGCGAACCACTACCGATTGGCAGAATTTTCAAAAACACGGAATGATATTTCCTCCTCACAATAAAGACTGCGCTATCTTTGAGGAAAAAATAAACGGATTATTTTATGCGCTGCATCGCCCAAGCAGTGTCGATATCGGCGGAAATTACATCTGGATTGCTTCTTCTCTAGATGGCATTCATTGGGGAAATCATAAATGCATCATTAAAACCAGAAAAGAAAGCTGGGACAGTAAAAGAGTTGGCGCTGGCGCTGCTCCCATCAAAACAGAATCAGGCTGGCTTGAAATTTATCATGGGGCCAACGAATTTCATCAATATTGTTTAGGCGCTTTTTTATTGGATTTGGAAGATCCGGCAAAAGTGATTTCAAGAACTGAAACCCCAATTATGTTCCCTAAAACAAATTATGAATTAAGCGGTTTCTTTGGAAATGTCGTTTTTACCAACGGCCATATTCTTGATCCTGATGGCGATACATTGACAGTTTATTATGGTGCCTCGGACGAGTTTGTCTGCGGGGCAACATTTTCCATAAAAGAGATTTTTTCTTTGCTTAAAAAGATTTAA